The Mariluticola halotolerans nucleotide sequence TGTGCTCTGACTGAGTAGGCTCCCTTGCGTCCAATAGGCCATTGGTGCCATCCCGGCTTTATCCTAAACTGCCGCTGATGTTGGTTTTCTTTTGCGGCATTCGCTGATGCACAGCATTGCAAAATTTTAATGAGCCGTTGTGTCAAAATTCGCCGACTCCCCAAAAAATCACTAAAAATCATGGATTTGGACGGTGTGGGGTCAATTTTGCACAGCTGTGCATTTTTTCTTGACAGCGCGTCATGGTTGGTGAAACCTTAAGCTCAGGATGCCGGTGTTGCCTTGACGTCCGGAAGAGATGTCAGGCGCGCTTTATGGCAGGAGGTTGGTGTTTGGGTGACAACGGTCGCCTGGCACCTTGAGTTGCGCCGCGTTCTTGGGGGCGGCCGCAGGAGGAGGACTGTCGATGATAATCTGTAGTGGCCCTGTCGTATTTTACGGGCTGTGTATGCCTGATGGTGGTGTTGGCCGGGTTTCGGGCACCGCTCTGCAGCGTGGTTTCATCGCATGAGCATTCTGACGAATAGCGAGTCTGATGCGCGCCGGGCCGAGTATATTCCCGCCACCCGGGGTCAGCGCCTGCGCTACCGGTTGAAAATTGCCATGCGCGAACCGACCACGGTTATCGGCATTATGGCCGCGCTGCTGTTCACCTATCTCATTCTGGTGCCGATTTTATCAATTCTGACCGATGCGGTTCAGGTGCAGTTTGGCGACAGTCGCCGCACCGGTGCCGGGATTGGTGAGATGACGGCCTATTATCTGCATCGCACATTCATGTCGCCGATTTCGCGCGATCTGTTCTGGGAGCCGTTGCAGAATACCATCTCTGTGGCCTTGGGGGCGATGGTTGTCTCACTGTCGGTGGGGGGTGTTCTCGCCTGGCTGTTGTGCCGGACCGATATGTTTGGCCGGCGCTGGTTCGCCACCGCCCTGATCGTGCCCTATATGCTGCCGGCCTGGACGTTTGCGCTCGCCTGGACGACCCTGTTCAAGAACCGTACCGTTGGTGGCCAGCAAGGCTGGTTTGAGGCGCTCGGGTTCACGCCGCCGGATTGGCTTGCTTATGGGCAGGTGCCGATTACGATCATTCTGGCGCTGCATTATACCCCTTTCATCATTCTGCTGTTCGGCAGTGCATTGCGCCGCTTTGATTCACAGCTGGAGGATTCCGCACGCATTCTGGGGGCCAAGCCGCACCATATTGCCTGGCAGATCATTCTGCCGTTGATGCGGCCCGCGCTGATGTCAGCCCTGATCCTGATCTTTGCCAAATGCCTTGGTGAATTCGGTGTGGCCTATGTGCTGGGCTTGCCGGTCAAGTTTGATGTGCTGGCAACCTCGCTTTACCGCAATATTGCCTCGCGCCAGACCGGTGTGGCCGGTGTGCTGGCCGGATCGATCATGCTGATCGGCATCACAACACTGATGATTGACGCATATCTGGTCAAGGAAGCCCGGCGGTTTGTGACCGTTGGTTCCAAAGGGTCGATGAACCGGCTCAGCCAACTGGGGCCGCTGCGTATGCCCGCGACGGGTCTTGCCGGGTTGATGTTCCTTTTGAGCGTCGGGTTGCCGGTTCTCACGCTGTTCCTGTCAACGATCATGCATGTGCCGGCCCGTTTCAACTGGGATAATTTCACGCTTCAATACTGGATAGGGCAGAACCTCGACACGGTCGCCTTGCGAACGGGTATTTTGCTGACGCCTGACCTTTGGAAGGCCGCCTGGAATACATTATGGATCGTTGGTGTCGCGTCTCTGACCTCGGGCTTGTTGGGTCTGCTGGTCGGCTATGTTGTGGTGCGCACACCCTCGCGCGGTCTTTCCACCTATCTGCGGCAGATAACCTTTTTGCCTTATCTTGTGCCGGGCATTGCCTTTGCGGCCGCTTATCTGTCGCTGTTCGCTGTGCAACGGGGGCCGGTGCCTGCGCTTTATGGCACCGTCATGATCCTGATGCTGGCGTTGATTGCCGATCAGATGCCCTATGCATCCCGGGCCGGTATTTCTGCGATGATGCAGTTGGGCAAGGAGCCTGAAGAGGCGGCGCAGATTTCTGGTTCCGGCTGGCTGCATCGCATGCTCTCAGTGGTCATTCCCATTCAAAAGGGATCGCTTGTGACAGGCATTTTGTTGCCCTTTATCTCAGGCATCAAAGGGCTAAGCTTGTTCGTTATTCTCGCCGTGCCAAGCACGGACGTGCTGACGACCTATTCGCTGCGTCTCATCGACTACAACTACACCCAGGCCGCCAACGCCGTCGTTCTGATCATTGCAGGCATTGCCTATTTCGGAACCGTCGCGGCCCAGAAACTCACCCGAACAAATCTTGCCGAAGGACTAGGTGGTTAGCATGCCGACAATCAACCTGCGCGACGCGCAAAAAAACTACGGTGGAAATGCACCCAATGCCGTGTCTGATCTGGATCTTGAGATTGGCGATGGCGAGTTCATGTGTCTGCTGGGGCCCTCGGGTTGCGGCAAGACCACCACTCTCAGAATGATCGCAGGCCTTGAAAATCTCAGTGGCGGCGAAATCCAGATTGGTGATCGCGTCGTGGATTCCGTCAACGAGGGCAAGTTCATTGCGCCTGAGAACCGCGGCATGGGGCTGGTGTTTCAAAGTTACGCGCTTTGGCCGCACCTGACGATTGAACGGAACACCGATTTCGGTCTGCGGTTGCGCAAAATGCCCAAAGCAGAGCGCGAAGCGCGGGTGACCGAGGTGATGCAGGCGCTCGGTATTGAGAAATACCGCGACCGGTATCCCTCCCAGCTTTCCGGTGGCCAGCAGCAGCGCGTTGCGCTGGCGCGTATGCTGGCGGTTAACCCAGGTGTTCTGCTGCTCGATGAGCCCTTGTCCAATCTTGATGCGCGTCTGCGTCTCGAGATGCGGGCGGAGCTGAAGCGCATTCACGAAACCTATAAAACCACGATCGTTTTTGTGACCCATGATCAATGGGAAGCGATGACGCTGGCGACGACAATTGCCGTGATGAACGAGGGCACGCTGCAGCAAATGGGTACGCCCGACGACATTTATGAACGTCCGGCAAACCGGTTTGTGGCTGAGTTTGTGGGTAGCCCGCCGATCAACATTCTCGAATTTTCAGAAGCCCAGGCCGGTGGGCTGGCAGCGATTGCTGGCAAGTATTTTGCGGAAAAATATGCCGGTCTTGAGGCGATTGGCTCCATTGGCATCCGACCGGAATCGATCCGGTTGTTCAAAGGAGCCGGAGATGTACCAAAGCGGTATTTCTCCGCACCGGCGCGTATTACCGGTGTGCTGCCGACAGGCGGTAGCTGGATTGTCGAACTCGAATGCGCGGGTGAAACAGTTTTCATGACAACCCATGAGGCGCCCACCGTTGCGGCGGGCGACAAGCTTCACCTTGGGGTGGCAGCCAAGGCGCTGCACGTGTTCGACAAGACGGGAGCCCGTTTGCTCGAAGCGGATAAAGCATTGGGTGTGCAATAGAATTCCATTTGTGGCGGATCGCGGCACCGGCCCCCAGAAGGTTCGGGCCGCTGACCGTCATGAATGCATAAACGTCGAAAGTTAAACAAAGGGAGGATATCTTATGAGTTTTGAGGACAAGAGCAGAGGACACGCCCGTTCGGTGGGTGCGCTGAGCGCCGTGCTTGCTGCCAGTTTGATGAGTAGCGTCGCTTTTGCTGACGATACGTTTGATCTGGACGCACTGATTGAAGCGGCAAAGGCGGAAGCGCCAATTCAGGTCTATGACAGCACCGGCAAGATTGTCGAAATGGCCGATAACTTTACCGCCAAATATGGCGTTGAGGCGGTCGGTACCAAGGTGAAAGCCCAGGCGCAGCTGGAGATGGTGATCCGCGAGGCACAGGCTGGGAATGTTCAGGGTGATGTCACGATGATTTCGGATGCACCGGCCGTCATGGCACAATTGGTGCCACAGGGATTTGTCACAAGCTGGCTGTCGCCTGATCTCAAAGACAAGGTTGCGCCTCGTTATCAGGATCCGCTGGTTGTCGTTACGATGGCCAATGTCTGGGCCTATAACGCAGAACTCTCTGATAGTTGCCCGGTTTCCAATATCTGGGAGCTGACCGAACCGGCATGGCGCGGCAAAGTGGCAATGCAAGATCCGCTGAACAAATCGGTTTACACCGACTGGTTCAATCAAATGGAATCGCATGGCGATGCGGCGGTCGCTGAAGCCTATGAGGCTTATTTCGGCAAACCGCTGGAAACAGATGAGGCCAGCGCCACGGCAGCCTGGATCAAGGCAATGGCTGCGAACGGTCCATTGCTGGGCAGTTCTGACAGTGCAGCTGCAGAAGCCGTTGGTGCGCCAGGACAGACAGAATCCTTCATGGGCCTGATGAGTTCAGCCAAATTCCGCGAAAATGCCGATAGCGGTTTCAAGCTTGGTCTGTGCACCAGCATGAAACCCTGGGTTGGATTTACCAATGCCGGTGTCGGGATGATTACGGCGGGCACGGACAGCCCGAACGCCTCCAAGCTGTTCATGCATTATGTCATGACAGAAGAGGGCATTGCCCCGCAGTCCGTCGACGGCAAGATGTCGACCAATAGCGATATCAAGCTGCCCGAAGATGAGCCTTCCGGTATCGGCGCGGTGCTTGACCAGGTGCTCGCCTATGACATGTCGACGGCTCTGGATGACTGGGACATGCGTCAGGACTGGCAAGATTTCTGGCGGCTCAGCTACACCAAATAATTTGATTGGTTTGCAGCTTTCCGATTGTTCCAAAAGGAAGAGAAAAATGACTTTTGCATATAGGGTGTCTGAATATTTCAGGCCATTCTCGTTGGCGGTGCTGTTTGGGCTGGCGACGGCTTTGCCAATACAGGCCGCTGATTTTGATCTGGATGCGTTGATTGCGGCAGCAAAAGCCGAGCCCCCCATTACGGTTTATGACAGCACCGGCAAGATCGTCTCTATCGGTGAGAATTTCACCGCAAAATACGGCATTCAGGCCACAGGTCAGAAGGTGTCGGCCAAGGCTCAGCTGGAAATGATTATTCGCGAAGCTCAAGCGAATAACGTCCAGGGTGATGTCGTCATGATCACTGACGCGCCGGCGGCAATCGCCCAGCTGATCCCGCAGGGATTTGTTGAAAGCTACCTGCCCGGCGATATGGTGGAGAAGATTGATGCGAGCTATCACAACCCACTGACGGTCACGACCAATGCCAATCTCTGGGTTTATAACAGCGAGGTCTACGATTCCTGTCCAGTCAGCAACATGTGGGAGCTGACACAGCCGGAATGGAGCGGCCGTGTAGCGATCGTTGATCCTTTGCTCAAGGGTACTTATACGGACTGGTTCAGCCAGATGGCGGCACATGGCGACGATGCGGTTGCCAATGCTTATGCTGATCACTTCGGTAAGCCGCTTGCGACGGATCAGGCCAGCGCGACGGCCGCATGGGTCAAGGCGTTTGGTGAAAACGGTCCTTTGGTGACTGAGGGCGATGATCAGGTGTCGGAGGCGGTCGGCGCAAAAGGTCAGGCGGAACCATTTTTCGGTCTGATGAGCTCTGCCAAATTCCGCGATATCGAGGGTAAGGATTATGCTCTTGCAGTCTGCAAGGACATGGCACCGTGGGTGGGTTGGACCTATAGCAAGCTCGGTCTGATCGCCTCGGGCACAGACAGCCCGAACGCGGCAAAATTGTTCATCCATTTTGTGCTGACCGAAGAAGGTATTGCCCCTCAGATGGCTGACGGCAAGGTGCCAACAAACAGCGATATCCAGATGCCGGATGATGAGCCCTCGGGGCTCGCATCGGTCGCTGACAAGCTGTTCTCTTACAATTCCGAGTCGGGACTTGAGGATTTCGACACCCGTCAGGATTGGCAGGATTTCTGGCGGTTGAGCTATCGCCGCTAGTTGATGGATGCCGGGCGGCGGCGACCTGCCGCCCGGCACATTTTTATGTTTCACGCCGATTGGATATCCCATGACTTCTGATGACCGCATGTTCAGCCGCTTTCGCACGCCCGGTTCCCGTAACCAATCGAGCACGGAATTGCGCCTGATTGCGCAGGATGCCGCGCTTGAGGTTCGGGCCGCGCTGTTGCAGGCGTTCCGGTCGGAAATGAAGATTGACTACAAGGTTGACCTGCATGATCTGGTGACGGTCCATGACCAGCAGACGGAGGTCAAGCTGCGCGAATTCCTTTTGTCGCATGTGCCGGATTCAACCTTTATGGGGGAAGAGGGCGGCAAGACCGGTGAGGGCCCGGTGCACTGGTATGTTGATCCGATTGACG carries:
- a CDS encoding ABC transporter permease → MSILTNSESDARRAEYIPATRGQRLRYRLKIAMREPTTVIGIMAALLFTYLILVPILSILTDAVQVQFGDSRRTGAGIGEMTAYYLHRTFMSPISRDLFWEPLQNTISVALGAMVVSLSVGGVLAWLLCRTDMFGRRWFATALIVPYMLPAWTFALAWTTLFKNRTVGGQQGWFEALGFTPPDWLAYGQVPITIILALHYTPFIILLFGSALRRFDSQLEDSARILGAKPHHIAWQIILPLMRPALMSALILIFAKCLGEFGVAYVLGLPVKFDVLATSLYRNIASRQTGVAGVLAGSIMLIGITTLMIDAYLVKEARRFVTVGSKGSMNRLSQLGPLRMPATGLAGLMFLLSVGLPVLTLFLSTIMHVPARFNWDNFTLQYWIGQNLDTVALRTGILLTPDLWKAAWNTLWIVGVASLTSGLLGLLVGYVVVRTPSRGLSTYLRQITFLPYLVPGIAFAAAYLSLFAVQRGPVPALYGTVMILMLALIADQMPYASRAGISAMMQLGKEPEEAAQISGSGWLHRMLSVVIPIQKGSLVTGILLPFISGIKGLSLFVILAVPSTDVLTTYSLRLIDYNYTQAANAVVLIIAGIAYFGTVAAQKLTRTNLAEGLGG
- a CDS encoding ABC transporter ATP-binding protein, whose translation is MPTINLRDAQKNYGGNAPNAVSDLDLEIGDGEFMCLLGPSGCGKTTTLRMIAGLENLSGGEIQIGDRVVDSVNEGKFIAPENRGMGLVFQSYALWPHLTIERNTDFGLRLRKMPKAEREARVTEVMQALGIEKYRDRYPSQLSGGQQQRVALARMLAVNPGVLLLDEPLSNLDARLRLEMRAELKRIHETYKTTIVFVTHDQWEAMTLATTIAVMNEGTLQQMGTPDDIYERPANRFVAEFVGSPPINILEFSEAQAGGLAAIAGKYFAEKYAGLEAIGSIGIRPESIRLFKGAGDVPKRYFSAPARITGVLPTGGSWIVELECAGETVFMTTHEAPTVAAGDKLHLGVAAKALHVFDKTGARLLEADKALGVQ
- a CDS encoding ABC transporter substrate-binding protein; its protein translation is MSSVAFADDTFDLDALIEAAKAEAPIQVYDSTGKIVEMADNFTAKYGVEAVGTKVKAQAQLEMVIREAQAGNVQGDVTMISDAPAVMAQLVPQGFVTSWLSPDLKDKVAPRYQDPLVVVTMANVWAYNAELSDSCPVSNIWELTEPAWRGKVAMQDPLNKSVYTDWFNQMESHGDAAVAEAYEAYFGKPLETDEASATAAWIKAMAANGPLLGSSDSAAAEAVGAPGQTESFMGLMSSAKFRENADSGFKLGLCTSMKPWVGFTNAGVGMITAGTDSPNASKLFMHYVMTEEGIAPQSVDGKMSTNSDIKLPEDEPSGIGAVLDQVLAYDMSTALDDWDMRQDWQDFWRLSYTK
- a CDS encoding ABC transporter substrate-binding protein codes for the protein MTFAYRVSEYFRPFSLAVLFGLATALPIQAADFDLDALIAAAKAEPPITVYDSTGKIVSIGENFTAKYGIQATGQKVSAKAQLEMIIREAQANNVQGDVVMITDAPAAIAQLIPQGFVESYLPGDMVEKIDASYHNPLTVTTNANLWVYNSEVYDSCPVSNMWELTQPEWSGRVAIVDPLLKGTYTDWFSQMAAHGDDAVANAYADHFGKPLATDQASATAAWVKAFGENGPLVTEGDDQVSEAVGAKGQAEPFFGLMSSAKFRDIEGKDYALAVCKDMAPWVGWTYSKLGLIASGTDSPNAAKLFIHFVLTEEGIAPQMADGKVPTNSDIQMPDDEPSGLASVADKLFSYNSESGLEDFDTRQDWQDFWRLSYRR